The DNA region ATGTTCGATGAACAAAAGCATAATTATTAGCACCTAGGTCACACAGAATAAAATTACGATTACGCAACTGATCTAGCATTATTCCAGCAACTTTTTTCGGATTTTGAATATCTAGCTCTTTGAGACTATTCCTTAAAATCTTTTTTAACTCTTTTGCGCTAATGACATTTCCCTTTAGCCCGTCTTTACTCGACTGCATATAGTCCGCTACTCGTCGCAGGATAGCTTGTTTCTCACTAACATCAATCGTTCTTGGATCAAGATTTTGATCAATTAGATTTCGTTCGATATCCCACTGATGCAATAACACTTCCGATGCCCGTTCATAAAGCCTTGCCCTATCCCGTGGTAGCTCCTGATGTCGATTGAGGATTGCCATCATAGTCAATAACAACGGATTTACCGCCAACTGTTTAATGGCTTTTGAATCAGTCACAGCCTTCTTCAAACGAGCTTCCTTCTGCTCACGCAACTTTTGCTCTGTACCATCCCCTCCAAAAGTCAGTTCATGCCACCGCTCAATAAACGTTGTGACCTGTTCATTCTCAAAATCCTGCAGCATAAAATGTTGAAACTCTGCATCCCTGAGTCGTTGAGCTTTGTAGCCGAGCCACCGCGATGTCACCACTACCCGCACTGGGGGATAATCGTTCGTGAAGCCATGAATATCGTTAATCACTTCTTCCCGGAGCTGTGAATCAAAAACTTCATCCACCCCATCAAACAGCGCGAGAACATTGCCTTCCCGGAGCTTTTCGTCCAAATCCAATTGGTTAAGCTTCGTGACTACATTTCCCTGATGTAGAAATTCGAGAAAACTATTACATTTTCCTGCTGCCTTATCCCGTGCATAAAGTCGCAGTTCAATTAGTAACGGTAAAGGATGCGCTGGCAACTCCCGTAGCGGTTTCTCTGCCCAATCCAATGCTAAATATTGCAGTAAAGTTGATTTCCCCGACCCCGGATCACCGAGAATTACAACATAATTTTTGTCCGGCTCCTGTAACATCTCCAACACCGAGCGCGGCGACTGACTCACATACCGACGGCGGGATTCCTCTAGATGATATTTTTCCAGTTCGATATCATCAATTTCTCCCCGTTCCCGTAATTCTTTGAGACGATCCTTCGGGATATCAAATACCTGTGGCAAAAACTCCTGACATTCCCGTACAGTTTGGGGGACAAAGATCTTCCAGAGTCGTAAGCCGTTGTAAGCAGAACTTGACGAATCTAAAGAATCTAGTTTGAGGTTGCCGTATTGCTCCTGTATCGTTTCCGCGTATTTTGCGAGATTAAAATCCGGTTGAATGCCTGCGAGATTGGCAGTGTTGGCGGCAATTTGTTCAAGATTTTGCGCAGAAAAGATTTCTCGCAATTCCGACGAATTTTTCAGTAAAATTTTGACCGCTCGAATATAACCTTTGCTGATTTGCCCCCAATCAAATGCATCCGGTAAGTAAGGTGAATCAAGCTCTTTCCAAACCTTAATCAGCTCTCTGGCGGGAATACTACGACATTCTTCCTGAAACGCTAATCCCAATGTTGCCGCGATTCGTTCATCCTGCACAAACTTTTTCAGAGGTTGCTTAAACTCTTTGATTTGCGCGGGTTGAAACTGATTAAATTCCAGCTCTTCCTCTACCAGCTTCAGAAATTCTTTTAGCGCCAGACCATAGGCTTTCTTCAGATCATCCGGCTTTAATCCTTCGACTAAATCCCCCAGACAATCCTTGAAAAAATCTGTGACGTACTCTTCCAGCGCACCTTTTGCCAGTTCTTCTAAAATTGGCCTGGCGATCGCCCCACCGACCTGTGCTGCTCCCCAGACAACTAACCAATCAATCATCAATTAATCCAAGCTTGTCTCACGCCACTTTAATTATGACGAACCTTTTGGGATTTTTCGCACTAAGCCATAATTACGCCATCACAAAATTCCCAGCCTGAGAACGGAAGGGTTTGGCTGGATGATCGATTTCACTTTGGCAATAAAATAACGCGCGATGCGTTTGCTAAACCGCCAAAAATTGTTGAATAACTTCTTGGCTCAACTCAGCAGTACTACCAGATGCAACAATGCCCCCTTTCTGCATTGCATAATATCGATCAGCTTGACGGACAAAATGTAAATGCTGCTCGACTAGTAAAACCGAAATACCTGTGGTTTCAATAATTCTTTTGACTGCCGCTTCAATCTCTAAAATAATTGAAGGCTGAATACCTTCAGTCGGTTCGTCCAAAACCAATAAACGAGGCTTACCCATCAAAGCACGGGCGATCGCCAACTGCTGCTGTTGACCACCACTTAAATCGCCACCCATACGAGATAGCATTGTTTTAAGAACGGGAAACAGATCAAAAATTTCCTGAGGTATTTTATCGCCTCTCTTTCTACCTTTAGGACGTGCCTCTAAACCTAGTAATAAATTATCTTCGACAGAAACCCGAGGAATAATTTCTCTCCCTTGAGGCACATAACCAATCCCCAACTTTGCCCGACGATCTGGCGATAACTTCGTAATAGTTTTATCGGAAAAAGAAATCTCACCAGTACGCGGTTTGAGCAAACCCATTACCGTCTTTAGAAGCGTCGTTTTACCCACACCATTACGGCCAATCAGACAAACCATTTGACCTGTGGGAATACTCATATCTACATTACGTAAAATATGACTTTCCCCATAATAGACATTAAGATTCGATATTCTTAATGCCAGATTAACCCCTTGCTGTTTGTGAAATTCTTCTTTATGCATCTCTAATTACTATATTTAGTTTCGATTTCAGTTTCTATCTGGTCAATAGTTTCTTTGGGCAAAGCTAGTAATTGTAAAAGCCTTTGATAAACCATCAGCTCATCTTTATTAATTTCATTTGACCTGATAATTTCATAGCTCAGTTTTAAGACTTTTTCCTTTTCACCCAAATTTTGTAATTTAGGAACAAGTTCATCTAGAGGAATCTTTCGAGCCAAATAATTTTGCAGTTCTTTTTGAAGGCTGAAACGGTGCTCTTCACTCGTTGCAAATTCTTGACTCAAATTAGATAAAATCACATCTAATTGTTCAGGCGCAAAATTATTATCAGCCCAAGCCATAGACGCTGCAATGCGTAGAATATTCATCTGTTCGGCTGTAATTGAAGGCGCTTCCCCTAAATAAACTTCAATCACCCGAGGATCATTTTGCACCTCATCCATCGTGCCTTCACACAGTACGGAACCTTGGTGTAAGACCGTGACTTGATCATTGGCAATTTGGCGGACAAATTCCATATCATGCTCAATTGCAATGATGGAATGACTCTCAGCTAAAGCCAAAAGCAAAGCACCAACATTTTCTGTTTCCTCATCGGTTAGACCAGCAGCAGGTTCATCCACCAACAATAAATCAGGAGACTGAGCGACTAACATGCCAATCTCCAAGCGCTGCTTTTCACCATGAGATAGCAAAGAAGCGGCCAAATCAGCCTTTGCTTCCAAGCCAATGGTTTCAATAAGTCCTACAACTGTCCTCGTTTCGGCAGATTTAGGAGGACTAAATAAAGTTGACAACACATTTTTATTGCGATTACAAACCAAGTCTAAATTTTCTCGAACAGTCAGATTCAGATAGACTCTGGGGGTTTGAAATTTACGCCCAATTCCTAACCTTGCAATTTTAAACTCAGGAATTTTTTTGAGGTTTTTGCCTTTAAAGAAAACATTCCCTTCTGTTGGCTGAACTTTTCCTGTAATTACATCAAGAAAAGTCGTTTTCCCAGCTCCATTAGGGCCAATGATGACGCGCAGCTCTCCAGTTTTCATACTGAAGTTCAAATTATTTAAAGCTTTAAAGCCATCAAAACTGACACTTAAGTCTTTTATCTCTAAAATCTTGTCCATTATCAATCCTTCATCACTAGCCATCAACAACGATATTTATTTCCCGACCATATCTTGTTCTTCTTTGATTACTTCAGGATCTTGCTCCAAACTCGGATAGGTCCAAACCTGTGGTCGATAGCCGAACCAAGATAAAACGTTTTTCCAGCCTTCATCTCTGACCCAACCAACAATGCCATTGGGCAGCACTGTGACGACGACCAAGAATAATGCGCCTTGGAAAAACAGCCACACTTCCGGGAAACTTTCGCTTAAAAATGTTTGGGCTAATCG from [Leptolyngbya] sp. PCC 7376 includes:
- a CDS encoding NACHT domain-containing NTPase, with protein sequence MIDWLVVWGAAQVGGAIARPILEELAKGALEEYVTDFFKDCLGDLVEGLKPDDLKKAYGLALKEFLKLVEEELEFNQFQPAQIKEFKQPLKKFVQDERIAATLGLAFQEECRSIPARELIKVWKELDSPYLPDAFDWGQISKGYIRAVKILLKNSSELREIFSAQNLEQIAANTANLAGIQPDFNLAKYAETIQEQYGNLKLDSLDSSSSAYNGLRLWKIFVPQTVRECQEFLPQVFDIPKDRLKELRERGEIDDIELEKYHLEESRRRYVSQSPRSVLEMLQEPDKNYVVILGDPGSGKSTLLQYLALDWAEKPLRELPAHPLPLLIELRLYARDKAAGKCNSFLEFLHQGNVVTKLNQLDLDEKLREGNVLALFDGVDEVFDSQLREEVINDIHGFTNDYPPVRVVVTSRWLGYKAQRLRDAEFQHFMLQDFENEQVTTFIERWHELTFGGDGTEQKLREQKEARLKKAVTDSKAIKQLAVNPLLLTMMAILNRHQELPRDRARLYERASEVLLHQWDIERNLIDQNLDPRTIDVSEKQAILRRVADYMQSSKDGLKGNVISAKELKKILRNSLKELDIQNPKKVAGIMLDQLRNRNFILCDLGANNYAFVHRTFLEYFVAESFLYRFKEAQDLSFDAFKKATFGEHWCDESWREVLLLISGNIYPSFVKKVIFYLLSLDDESGKEQNVFLALDCFIEISHRLSNPKELSDVLLSKVKDVLPTVQNQEKYCPDKNFGGVIITQKIQTQIKLLRYLDQLWLDKQSLVSYLESLLDLDCKGLYHEIVNFLVYLSDNKEKLLSWLKVQIKTRRDDYFIEEVVGYHLTWYGINDLESIKIIIKMLEEEFNSLPIDTNNEFWERIIYSDNIRVDILKFLDEKALHYLSSFDVLPELQENFLRYLAYKRNNLFDVDSILKFHAQNSPHQGIRSSAVRILGLSQHSELWLFDFLKSLLLTDTFHRDPGNGYYYSHNIRTNILEILLNKYEQKVDLTPIFIERIQNDPDEQVRDYATKQLEKLKSVAEDKS
- the urtE gene encoding urea ABC transporter ATP-binding subunit UrtE; translated protein: MHKEEFHKQQGVNLALRISNLNVYYGESHILRNVDMSIPTGQMVCLIGRNGVGKTTLLKTVMGLLKPRTGEISFSDKTITKLSPDRRAKLGIGYVPQGREIIPRVSVEDNLLLGLEARPKGRKRGDKIPQEIFDLFPVLKTMLSRMGGDLSGGQQQQLAIARALMGKPRLLVLDEPTEGIQPSIILEIEAAVKRIIETTGISVLLVEQHLHFVRQADRYYAMQKGGIVASGSTAELSQEVIQQFLAV